The genomic window gccatgcccaccctccatgggctccctgggtgctgtgcagggtgctgagagaggagagaccccacagccctgcccaccctccatggggctccctgggtgctgtgcctggtgctgagagaggagacaccccacagccctgcccaccctccatgggctccctgggtgctgtgcctggtgctgagagaggagacaccccacagccctgcccaccctccatgggctccctgggtgctgtgcctggtgctgagagaggagagaccccacagccctgcccaccctccatgggctccctgggtgctgtgcctggtgctgagagaggagacaccccacagccctgcccaccctccatgggctccctgggtgctgtgcagggtgctgagagaccccacagccctgcccaccctccatggggctccctgggtgctgtgcagggtgctgagagaggagagaccccacagccctgcccaccctccatggggctccctgggtgctgtgcctggtgctgagagaggagagaccccacagctctgcccaccctccatgggctccctggtgctgtgcctggtgctgagagaggagacaccccacagccctgcccaccctccatggggctccctgggtgctgtgcctggtgctgagaggagagaccccacagccctgcccaccttccatgggctccctgggtgctgtgcagggtgctgagagaggagagaccccacagccctgcccaccctccatgggctccctgggtgctgtgcagggtgctgagagaggagagaccccacagccctgcccaccctccatgggctccctgggtgctgtgcagggtgctgagagaggagagaccccacagctctgcccaccctccatggggctccctgggtgctgtgcagggtgctgagagaggagagaccccatagccctgcccaccctccatggggctccctgggtgctgtgcttggTGTTCACTTATGgggccaggactcaaacccagccaGGTGTGTGTTCTGCTAGGGGGATTGTGCTAGTCGGGGATGCCCTCTCTGGTCCCCAGGACACCCAGCGGCCTCGCACCCCAAGGCCAGTCCCAGAGAGGAGAGCGCCCTGTGACTCTGGGAGACTCCCACCCCACCTGCACTGCATTTCGCTCAGAAGCAGTAGCTTCTTCCAGAAAAGGAGCCTCTCTGGCAGTGCCTgggcccccacccccaagtcagTGCTCAGGCAGCCTGTCACCTGCTTTGTGATGCAAATCTCACCCAGGAAACACGGCTGGGGGAACAGAGAGCCTTTGTGGAAGGGTCTGGAAAGTGCATGTGGCAAAGGCTCCCGGAATCCGGAGGAGGTGGGCTGCAGATCTGGGTGTGTCGTGAGGGAAAGagggcagccagggaggtgggtgCCAATGTGGGGGAGGCGGGAAGAGACCCCAGGCTCCCGTGAGCCTCATGTGTCACCCTGCCTGGCACCCGCCCTTCTGTGAAAGCCAGGGGATAAGTGGCTCCCAGATTCTGGGCTCAGCAGCAGGTCAAGGGACACCACTTGGGGGGCTTGGGGACACCCGGATTTagcctgggagggagggagaaccagCCCAGGGCAGCCCACGCGCCTATCAATTTAGCCTGGGAAGCCTCTGCTGGGGCCACCTTCGGCCCAGGCCCAGGGTCTCAGGGGTGGTTACCACGGCCAGCAAAGGCGCCCCAGTCAGGGGAGACCCTGGGACACGACCCCGTTCAGCCCAGAGCCCCCTCTGTGGCCCCCAGCAGGAACCAgatgagcccccacacccccatcTCCAGCCCGGCCTGGCCACCCCGGCCGCCTGCCACAGCACCTGGGTCACTCCCTGCCCAGACCCCCGTGCTGGGATGAGGTGAGACGGGGGCTCACTGGGCACTTTCTGCATTGAtgagggtggatggatagatgatgggtAGATGGATATCGACGAACGGATGATGGGCAGATGGATGGTGGGTGGATGGTTGCAGGGAGATGGGTGGACAGACAGGTAAATTGATACTTTATgcgccattttttctttttctattaaaaaaaattctttaaatatttattttatttatttccttttgttgcccttgttgttttattgttgtagttattattgttgttgtcgttgttggataggacagagagaaatggagaagagagaggggaagacagagaggaggagagaaagatagacacctgcagacctgcttcaccgtctgtgaagcgactcccctgcaggtgttgagccggggttcgaactgggatccttatgccggtccttgtgctttgcgccacttgcgcttaacctgctgcgatacagcccgactcccccttttctattttttactaggcgggtagagagaaagaaccaggcatcactttggtacatgtactgccggggattgagctcaggacctcatggttgagaatccaatgctttatccactgcgccacctcccatagCTATTTttactaggatagagagaaattgagaggggaaggagagacagagagtgacagagacagagagacacctgcagccctacggaggcttgaactcaagtccttctgcatagtattgtgcggggacccggggcttgaacctacagggggagagcttcacaagtggtgaagcagggctgcaggtctctctccctctctgtctctccctctcctctcaattcctttctgtcctgtgtaataataatagtaaataataataataataataattaagtaaaggaaaaaaatggccactggaagtggaTCTGTTGTGTAGGCACCTGCCCTGCTAATAACCTcggtggaaagaaggaagggaggaaggaaggaaggaaggaaggaaggaaggaaggaaggcaggcaggcaggcaggcaggcaggcaggcaggcagacaataggggctgggaggcggcacacctagttgaggacACTTGTtcaaagccctgggtttgagaccctgggccccacctgcacgggggaaacttcacgagtggtgaggtaggcctgcaggtgtctgtctttctccctctcgcttctcctcccctctcaaaataAATATGGAAGACTTATTTAGAAAAGGCCAGTGTTCTTTCTCCAGTGAACGCTGAGTTTCACATCTgaggcagacacacagacagcaggcagacacacagacacacacacagctgacagacagacagacacacacatacacacacactctctctctctctctgtaaacaaAAACAGACCATAAAAAATCATGCATTTAAACACGCTCTCCCTAATCTAAGAGTCACGCCCTTTGTGGCCTGGAGTTTTGTCCCCAGAGTCCTCCCCGCAGTCCTCCACCTCACTCATACTGGCAACCTCCTtcacgtttaaaaaaaaaaatgtccgtaTCTTTCACCACTCCGGGATGAGTCTGTGCGGGCTGGTGAGGCTGAACACTGGCTGTGCGGCcttcaaatggggggggggacaggggttCCGGTGGCCCCAGGAAGAGCAGCCAGCCGTGGCCCCCACCCCCGCACACACGGGGACGTGGACAGTGGAGGGGACGTCACGGTCCCTGAGTCCCCTCATGTGACAGGCCCGTAGGCCGGCTGTCTGCGGGGTCCCGACAACTGTCCAGCGGGTGACACTCCCACCCGAGGTCACAGGCCCACCCATGGCACCGGTCCACCAGAGTCAGACCCCCTGTCACCATGCCCCAGGCTCGCCCGTCCCGTCCCTGTCCCTGTGTCCGTGGGGGAGCTGGCACTGGGCGACACCCTCCCCACACCTCCATCTGGGAAAATCTTAGTGGGCGAGTCTTTcggcctccacctcctcttcttcctccctgttcctcttcctcctcttcttgtctctccttttttaaaaatatttatttatttattcccttttgttgcccttgttttttttttattgttgttattgatgtcgttgttgttggataggacagagagaaatggagagaggaggggaagacagagagggggagagaaagacagacacctgcagacctgcttcaccgcctgtgaagcgactcccctgcaggtggggagccgggggctcaaaccgggatccttacattggtgcTTGCGCTTtaaaccatgtgcgcttaacccgccgtgctaccagctgacctccctctttttcttcctcctcctcctctcccttctttcccctcttcctcttcctatttctgttcctccttttcttccttcttctcctcccctttctctttttcttttcctacatCTCCTCCCCTGCTCTTCCCCCAGCCTGTGGCTGTGTGTGTTgtggggtggaggtggtgggGAGAACCAGGCCGGGCAGACAGggctcagcctccagcctcccaggGAAGGGGGCGTCCCTTGAGTCCTGAGGCTGCAGAGCTTCCAGACGCCATGACCCAGCTCTTCCCACCCAAGCCGACATCTGGGGGCATTCAGACAGGAAGGGGGGAGGGCACGAGGTGTGTGGGGGCATCTCTGCTGATGCCCCGTGGCCCTGCCCACATCTGCCGCCCTCTGGCTCCAGCCCGGGACGCTCAGgctgcacagagagagagagagacagctgggtGGGCTTCCTGGAGGGGACCCCGAGTGTGACTGGGACCAGGACAGGCCCCAACCTGCACTGACTCTCGAGGGGCCTGAGGGACGGGGAGGGGACAGACCTGTGGGCCCCGCACCTACCTGCTCCAGCGGGATGACCAGGAAGGCGCCCCCGCCCGCACTCTCGGTGACGATGGCCAGGAAGCTGGCGTTGACGGCACAGAAGTGGTTGTCGTGTACGTTCTTGGTGATGGGGACGCCATCGAAGCAGTGCTCCCGGCTGGCCACCTTCCCGTACACGTTCCGGAACTTGGAGCTGCGGTACTGCGGACGCCAGGACATCTGTGGGGGAGACGGCCATAAGGGCCCGGGGCCTGGGCAGGGAGGGGACCCCACGCACAGGCCGTCCTGCGCTGAGGAATGTGCCCCCTGAGGTAAAGGTGCAGAAttagagagagggggcagagcatcgctctggctcACTATCGAGGGGATGACCTCAGGGCGTCACATCTGCAAGACCTGCAGCAggagacaggggacagggacggggctgagcatgggggtgggagtgacgacaggacagggcacagggcacgCAGCACCAAGCTCCTGGTGGCAGGTGGCTCAGGCTGTGTTTCCTCGGGGTCTGGGAGCAACGGCCACCCCACCCACCGTGACTCAGGGGCTGATCTCACCCTGGGCCACAGGCAGGACTGAGGGAGGGGCTCGTCTCCATTCATCAGGAGATCTTGAAGCCTGACCTTTCACCTCTGCCCTTTGCCCCCAAGCTCAGGTCCCCGTTAGTCCTAGTGAGTCTATCAGGAAGCACAGGATCCGAGCATGGTTGAAGGGACTCTGC from Erinaceus europaeus unplaced genomic scaffold, mEriEur2.1 scaffold_957, whole genome shotgun sequence includes these protein-coding regions:
- the LOC132536504 gene encoding coronin-2B-like — its product is MTVTKMSWRPQYRSSKFRNVYGKVASREHCFDGVPITKNVHDNHFCAVNASFLAIVTESAGGGAFLVIPLEQINNP